The Juglans microcarpa x Juglans regia isolate MS1-56 chromosome 2S, Jm3101_v1.0, whole genome shotgun sequence genome has a window encoding:
- the LOC121253169 gene encoding LOW QUALITY PROTEIN: LRR receptor-like serine/threonine-protein kinase HSL2 (The sequence of the model RefSeq protein was modified relative to this genomic sequence to represent the inferred CDS: inserted 1 base in 1 codon): MKKTTLIYIHFYFYISTFSLFLSHTNSQLSAQEQGILLNLKKLWGNPESLRHWIPTYSSSHCSWPEITCSNGSIIGLSFRDYNINGTVSPLICNLKNLTTFDVYNNSFHSAKFPRALYNCSKLEILDLSKNYFYGAIPDDIHRMSRLRELNLGGNNFDSNISASIGRLTELRNLMLINCPFTGSFPPEIGNLSNLEELRLAGNSKIVTTFPSKFRKLKKLKYLWMVETNLIGKFPNTIGEMAALEHLDLSRNNLTGKIPDSLFMLKNLKIVYLHKNKLYGEIPRVVEALNLDVIDLSSNNLTGTIPDEFGKLKNLTGLALFFNQLSGKIPDSIGRLPKLINLRLFNNNFSGTLPPELGRYSMLEEFQVSTNNLTGQLPEHLCDNGKLVGVVAFENQLVGELPKSLGNCSSLELVNIYKNGFFGKIPSGLWTSSNLKMLMLSNNSFTGELPKRLGWNLSRLEMNNNRFSGKIPQGVSYWRNLLVLMASNNHFKGTIPRDLSRLTTLLLDQNRLSGSLPSNINSWKSLNTLNLSRNAISGQIPEELGSLPSLTELDLSENQLYGIIPSKXGLLKLTSINLSSNHLTGSIPSEFENDAYAYSFLNNPDLCANRPSRSLNLKNCNSQGQKSSKTSYKLIAWIIGLVVVVLLGLFILFFAIGNCKKRKHGLHLTWKLVLFQKLNFTESDIPSGLTENNLIGSGGSGQVYRVVVYHSSDIVAVKKIWNNRKLEEKLEKEFLAEVKILSSIRHANIVKLLCCISNDNSKFLVYEYLDNRSLDRWLHRNSRSTTFSSSVSHVVLDWPKRLHIAVGAAQGLSYMHHDCLVPIVHRDVKSSNILLDLNFNAQIADFGLAKMLVKEGELATMSAVAGSFGYIAPEYARTTRINEKIDVYSFGVILLELTTGRKANDGDEHTSLAEWALRHIQDGKPIGDALDEEVKEPCHLNEMCHVFRLGLYCTSTQPSTRPSMKEVLKVLSPMQPTSHKR; encoded by the exons TACTCCTCCTCCCATTGTTCTTGGCCTGAGATCACTTGCTCCAATGGCTCTATCATCGGATTATCCTTCCGAGATTATAACATCAATGGAACAGTCTCACCCTTAATTTGCAACCTCAAGAACCTCACAACATTTGATGTTTATAACAACAGTTTCCACTCAGCAAAGTTCCCGAGAGCTCTCTACAACTGTTCTAAGCTAGAAATTCTTGACCTCTCAAAGAACTACTTTTACGGTGCAATCCCTGATGACATTCACCGCATGTCTCGACTTCGAGAGCTCAACCTCGGAGGCAACAACTTTGACAGTAACATCTCAGCATCTATCGGGCGGTTGACAGAACTGAGAAACCTCATGCTTATCAATTGTCCGTTTACTGGTTCTTTCCCGCCAGAAATTGGAAACCTGTCCAATCTCGAGGAACTACGATTGGCCGGTAATTCTAAGATAGTGACAACGTTCCCTTCAAAGTTCAGAAAGTTGAAGAAATTGAAGTATTTATGGATGGTCGAGACGAATTTGATCGGGAAATTCCCAAACACGATTGGAGAAATGGCAGCTTTGGAGCATTTGGATTTGTCACGAAATAACTTGACCGGGAAGATCCCTGATAGTTTGTTTATGCTGAAGAATCTAAAGATTGTTTACCTTCACAAAAACAAATTGTACGGGGAGATTCCTCGGGTGGTTGAGGCTTTGAACCTCGATGTCATTGATCTCTCCTCAAATAATTTAACAGGGACAATTCCCGATGAATTTGGAAAGCTAAAAAATTTGACAGGTCTGGCTTTGTTTTTCAATCAACTATCTGGAAAAATCCCAGATAGCATTGGTCGTCTTCCGAAGCTGATAAATCTTAGAttatttaacaataatttttcaGGGACTTTGCCTCCAGAACTTGGGAGGTATTCTATGCTGGAAGAGTTTCAGGTTTCAACCAACAACCTTACAGGCCAGTTGCCAGAACACTTGTGTGACAATGGGAAGTTGGTGGGAGTGGTCGCTTTTGAAAACCAACTTGTTGGAGAGTTGCCCAAGTCGCTTGGAAATTGCAGCAGTTTGGAATTAGTCAACATATACAAAAATGGGTTTTTTGGGAAAATTCCAAGTGGCCTTTGGACATCATCGAATCTGAAAATGTTGATGCTAAGTAATAATTCTTTTACAGGCGAGCTTCCTAAGAGATTGGGATGGAATCTTTCACGATTGGAGATGAATAACAACAGGTTTTCGGGTAAAATTCCACAGGGAGTGTCTTACTGGAGGAATTTGTTGGTTCTCATGGCTAGTAATAACCACTTCAAAGGCACGATTCCTCGAGATCTTTCTCGTTTGACAACTCTTTTGCTTGATCAAAACCGACTTTCGGGCTCCCTTCcatcaaatattaattcatgGAAATCGCTGAATACCCTAAACCTCAGCCGAAATGCAATCTCTGGACAAATTCCAGAGGAACTAGGTTCCTTACCAAGCCTTACTGAATTGGACTTGTCAGAAAACCAGTTATATGGCATAATTCCATCAA CTGGCCTCTTGAAGCTCACTTCAATCAATCTGTCTTCAAATCATCTGACTGGAAGCATCCCAAGTGAATTTGAGAACGATGCATATGCCTACAGCTTCTTGAACAATCCTGATCTTTGTGCTAACAGACCATCTCGATCCCTTAACCTCAAGAACTGCAATTCGCAAGGCCAAAAGTCGAGCAAAACTTCTTACAAATTAATTGCTTGGATCATAGGTTTGGTGGTAGTAGTTCTTCtaggtttgtttattttattctttgcGATTGGaaattgcaaaaaaagaaagcatGGATTGCATTTGACATGGAAGCTCGTTTTGTTCCAGAAGCTGAATTTCACAGAATCAGACATTCCGTCAGGATTGACAGAAAATAACCTGATTGGTTCTGGTGGATCAGGTCAAGTATATCGTGTTGTTGTTTATCATTCAAGTGATATTGTTGCTGTGAAGAAGATTTGGAATAACAGAAAGCTAGAAGAAAAGCTTGAAAAAGAATTTCTAGCAGAAGTCAAAATACTTAGTTCAATTCGACATGCCAACATAGTGAAGTTGCTCTGCTGTATCTCCAAtgataattcaaaatttcttgtcTACGAGTATCTGGATAACCGTAGCCTAGATCGCTGGTTGCATAGGAATAGTAGATCAACAACCTTTTCAAGTTCAGTCAGTCATGTTGTCTTGGATTGGCCTAAGAGGTTGCATATAGCAGTTGGAGCTGCCCAGGGGCTCTCCTATATGCACCATGACTGCTTAGTACCCATTGTTCATCGAGATGTGAAGTCAAGCAACATCCTTTTAGATCTCAATTTCAATGCACAAATAGCTGATTTTGGTTTAGCAAAAATGTTGGTCAAGGAGGGAGAACTGGCTACAATGTCAGCCGTGGCTGGCTCTTTTGGCTACATAGCTCCAG AGTATGCTCGCACGACAAGAATTAATGAGAAGATTGATGTTTACAGCTTTGGGGTTATCCTTCTGGAACTGACAACCGGAAGGAAAGCCAATGATGGTGATGAACACACATCTCTAGCCGAATGGGCATTACGACACATTCAAGATGGAAAACCGATAGGTGATGCCTTGGATGAGGAGGTCAAGGAACCCTGTCACTTGAATGAAATGTGTCATGTTTTTAGACTTGGACTCTATTGTACTAGCACACAGCCTTCTACCAGGCCATCAATGAAAGAGGTTCTTAAGGTTTTATCTCCAATGCAGCCAACCAGTCATAAACGGTGA